The Caproicibacterium amylolyticum genome includes the window GAAACATGCTGCGCATTCCCGTGAATCACATTGGAAACCGTTGTAAAGCTGACCCCCGCTTCTCGCGCGATATCTTTGATGGTTACCAAACCCAGCGCCTCCTCCGGCGTTTTCCTAAATTATAACACAGTTTTACTGTGGCTGACAGAGTCGTTTTCTGCTGATTTCCGTTTTTCTTCATAATACTGTAACAGAATTTCTCCAATTTTTTATCATACGTTCACATACCGTACATTTTTCTTTAGTATTCTATAGTTGTTCCAAGAGGGCAGGAAGTGACAGAACCTGCTTGTGAAAGTGCTGTACAATAGAAATTGTGCGCTGCATGCTTTACATTTTAATTACTGCCGAGTGACTGGAGATGGACGGAATACCGACTCCACGACATGGCAGACTAAAAGTTCCCCCACCTTGGGGTTTTGCATATTAAAAAAGGACGGTGCCTTTGCAGGCACCGTCCTTTTTTGTTTGGTTTCATGCTGCTTTCCATCGCTCACGTATCTCAAAGGGATATGCTCTGAAAGCAGCATTTTTATCCCGCAGAGCGGGTAAACTGTGCGTTGTACAACTGAGAGTAGAAGCCGCCCTGTTCCATCAGAGAATCGTGCGTGCCCTGCTCCACAATGTCGCCGTCTTTCAGCACCAGAATCAAATCTGCACTGCGAATGGTGGAAAGCCGGTGCGCAATGACAAAGCTGGTGCGGCCCTTCATAATGTTGTGCATGGCATCCTGCAGCCGCTTTTCCAAGCGGGTGTCTACGCTGGAGGTGGCTTCGTCCAGAATCAGGATTTCCGGGTCGCGCAGAAGTGCCCGCGCAATGGTCAGCAGCTGCTTTTCACCCTGTGAAATATTGCTGCCCTCTTCGTTCACCTGCATATCGTAACCATCCGGCAGCGTGCGTATAAAGTGGTGCACATTAGCGGACTTTGCCGCGGCAACCACCTCATCCTTACGCGCGTTCAGGCGGCCGTAGCGCAGATTTTCCGAAATAGTGCCGGAAAACAGCCATGTGTCCTGCAGCACCATGCCAAAAGCGCGGCGCAAGTCATCCCGCCGCAGGGAACGAATATCCTTGCCGTCAATCAGAATCTGCCCGCCGTTTACATCGTAAAAGCGCAGCAGCAGGTTAATCAGCGTCGTTTTGCCGGCGCCGGTCGGGCCGACGATTGCCACCATCTGCCCCGGTTTCACGTCAAAGCTCAGGTCATGGATGATTTCACCCTCGCCGTAGCCGAAGTTCACATGTTGGAAAGAAACTTCTCCGCGCACGGTTCCCAGCTCCGTCGGCGGATTCTGCTCCGGAATTTCATCCTGCTGATTCAGGAAGTCTGTTACGCGTCCCAAGGCGGCAAATGCAGACTGAATCTGACCGGACATCTGCGAAACCTGTGAAAGCGGGTCATTTAGCTGCCAGATATATCGGATAAATGCCTGCAATGAACCAATCGTCAGTGCACCCGCAAGCGCGTAGGAGCAGCCCAACGCTGCCACCGTGCCAATAACA containing:
- a CDS encoding ABC transporter ATP-binding protein, whose product is MKQKQNKAKGSLRLLLPYIAPCKWAFLLAVLMILVQSVCLAIMPSVEGGITTQLASDLMAITKGEAGAQIHYGIVLHIILTLAVVFILKTISGIISIVSVTDATQNSMRSLRNALQKKLHTLPVAYFDAHPYGDVLSRITNDVDTISNALQQTLLNIIAGVLSLVLALVMMFRINVYMALIGSLIIPLALVITAFVVRHSQKQFRLQQDAVGELNGRVTELYTGYNEILLYNKQKDAVENFKEVNARLQHHAFRAQFLSSTMSPLISLVTYLVIGTVAALGCSYALAGALTIGSLQAFIRYIWQLNDPLSQVSQMSGQIQSAFAALGRVTDFLNQQDEIPEQNPPTELGTVRGEVSFQHVNFGYGEGEIIHDLSFDVKPGQMVAIVGPTGAGKTTLINLLLRFYDVNGGQILIDGKDIRSLRRDDLRRAFGMVLQDTWLFSGTISENLRYGRLNARKDEVVAAAKSANVHHFIRTLPDGYDMQVNEEGSNISQGEKQLLTIARALLRDPEILILDEATSSVDTRLEKRLQDAMHNIMKGRTSFVIAHRLSTIRSADLILVLKDGDIVEQGTHDSLMEQGGFYSQLYNAQFTRSAG